One Panicum virgatum strain AP13 chromosome 9K, P.virgatum_v5, whole genome shotgun sequence genomic region harbors:
- the LOC120648642 gene encoding putative glycine-rich cell wall structural protein 1, with protein MATGKLLAVALVVMLSTGLTNAIRVVNHATADGQGRGGGGGSGTGNAYGSGSGSGYGSGYGNSYDSTSQGPSSSFSSASGAGEGSGGGGWQGYDQYASGYGVGGASGSGHGDSGDFYSNGASNANGSGGGGGSGGSFGNGQGYGDGSGNGQGSGYNNGPYGSSSADSGGRGGGRGGGHDGGFGRGFGKGSGSSNGATWGGYYNDGNVSEPPQAASEPPQAIGDSVSEPPQAIDGGASEPPLAY; from the coding sequence ATGGCTACTGGTAAGCTCTTAGCTGTTGCACTTGTTGTCATGTTAAGCactggattaaccaatgctatTAGGGTGGTAAACCATGCCACTGCTGATGGCCAAGGCAGAGGTGGGGGTGGCGGTAGCGGAACCGGAAACGCCTATGGCTCAGGCTCTGGATCTGGGTATGGCTCTGGCTATGGCAATTCCTATGATAGTACTTCTCAGGGTCCTAGCAGTAGCTTCTCCTCTGCTAGTGGAGCTGGTGAGGGTTCTGGTGGTGGCGGTTGGCAAGGTTATGATCAATACGCCTCGGGTTACGGAGTAGGGGGTGCATCTGGCTCAGGCCATGGTGACTCAGGTGATTTTTACAGTAATGGGGCTTCAAATGCAAATGGAagtgggggcggcggtggctccgGAGGAAGTTTCGGCAATGGCCAAGGGTATGGTGATGGGTCAGGGAATGGGCAAGGCTCTGGCTACAACAATGGACCATATGGTTCAAGCAGCGCAGATAGTGGTGGACGCGGAGGTGGAAGGGGTGGTGGTCATGATGGTGGATTTGGCCGTGGTTTTGGCAAGGGGTCAGGAAGCAGCAATGGAGCTACTTGGGGTGGATATTACAATGATGGCAATGTCAGTGAACCACCACAAGCGGCTAGCGAACCACCACAGGCCATTGGTGATAGCGTCAGCGAACCACCACAGGCCATTGATGGTGGTGCCAGCGAACCACCACTGGCTTATTAA